Genomic DNA from Scomber scombrus chromosome 21, fScoSco1.1, whole genome shotgun sequence:
TTGATTATTTAACTTGTTGACTTATTCTGactttgtgttcatgtttcgCATGTATAATTATTGTACTTGTCACATGATGAATCTACAGTTAAGTAtgagtgtttatttgtgtatttatcattgtgtgatgtgtgatcGTTTTTGCAGAGGAGGAAGTTTCTGCAGATGAAACGGCAGAAGTACGGCTTCGTCCACCGCACACATCTCTTTGGGCACCCCACGGTGCGCGTGACTGGAGCGGATAATGTAAGGCAGATTCTCCTGGGAGAACACAAGCTCGTGTCCGTGCAGTGGCCGGCGTCTGTGCGTACCATCCTGGGCGCGGACACACTGTCAAACGTGCACGGAGCACTACACAAGACCAAGAAGAAGGTAGGTTAGGATTTAATTTGAAGAATTTCAGTGTCATATAGAATCTACCTGTAAGCATCTATGCAACGTCCTAAACTACCATTAACATATTATTGTCTAtctcttatttaaaatgtatcagaCAAACACATGACATAGAATAGAACTTTATTGTCTACCATggtggaaatgtgtttttggctcaccaataacagataacagtagacagcagacagaaaatataagtataaaaaatataaaataagtgcATATCAGTTCCTGTGTGAGTATTGATCACttggaaatgtttaaattatgaATTGCACTCGGGATAAAATACTTCTTATTTCTTAGGGAGCATTATTACCTTAAGACTGTTCAAATAATCAactaaaacattattaaatgtaAGTATAAGCTTTAGGTTATCAAGTCATGtctgctaaaaataaaaaaaataaaaaaattgccttttaaagtgtattttccaaAGATTAGTGAAAGTGAATATGGCAGTCATCATCAAATGTAGTGGATAGAGCCAGGTTGGGAtgatttaatgaaaaatgatgacTTCTATTAATCTAACCTTCCATCCACCTCTTCTGCACTTCTCCAGGCAATCATGCGTGCCTTCTCCAAGGAAGCTCTGGAACTCTACATCCCTGTCATCCAGGAGGAGGTGCGGGCTGCTGTGAAGGACTGGCTGGAGAAGGACTCCTGTGTGCTGGTCTACCCAGAGATGAAGCGGCTGATGTTCCGTATTTCCATGAGGATCCTGCTGGGCTTCGAGCCGGACCAGATTAAAACAGATGAGCACGAGCTGGTGGAAGCTTTTGAAGAAATGATCAAGAATCTGTTCTCTTTGCCTATCGATGTGCCTTTCAGCGGACTGTACAGGGTAAGGGAGAAACTAATGATGCTCACATagctatatatataatatttaatttaccatATCTGGATACACAATTGATCATGCTAATCCTGCCATCCTTCCTGTTCTTCAGGGTTTGAAGGCGAGGAACTTCATCCACTCCAAGATAGAGGAGAACATCAAGAAAAAGGTTCAGGAGTCAGACAAGGAGTCCAAACACAGAGACGCCCTGCAGCAGCTCATAGACAGCAGCAAGAACAACGGGGAACCATTTAGCATGCAGGTAATGATGACATGAACCGTATATCATTTAAACCTAAACACAAGACATCATGTATTGTCACATCTGAGGTTAAAAGCTGCTGTTTATGTTAGAGCCCAAACTAACTTACTGACTTTCGGTTTCCAGGCCATTAAGGAGTCCGCTACAGAGCTGTTGTTTGGGGGCCATGAGACCACAGCCAGCACATCCACCTCTCTGATCATGTTCCTGGGACTGAACCCTGAAGTTGTTGACCGACTGAGGCAGGAACTGATGGAAAAGGTAAGGAAACTATATACTTGATCATCTCCAGACTTTGgaaaattttaataaaaataattcctTGCCAATATCTACTGTTAGATGAATTAGATAGTGAATTAATAGTCCTAATGCCCCGACCCATACCCCCCACCTCAGGCTCAGCACTGTTCATCTGTCCTGGCTTCATTGGCTTTACTGAGAAAGATTCAATGTGTTAGCACCATTTCTCTCCTCACACTcctgttttttgtctttgtgttcagGAGGAGCAGGGGATGGACATCCAGAATCTGAACATCGAGTCCTTGGAGCAGTTGAAATACACAAGCTGCGTCATTAAAGAAACACTAAGGATGAACCCTCCTGTTCCCGGAGGTTTCAGAGTGGCCCTTAAGACCTTTGAGCTCAATGTAAGTTAACAAACATCCCTATGAAGACTGCTCACTGCCAGTTCGGTGTCtagagtttagagtttagagttCCCAGAAACTGTTGACAGCCATGTGTCCTAACTATCTGCTTACTTTCACCACTTCAGGGTTACCAAATTCCCAAAGGCTGGAACGTCATCTACAGCATCTGTGACACCCATGACGTCGCCGATATGTTCCCCAACAAAGAAGACTTCCAGCCAGAGCGCTTCATGACCAAACCCAAGACCGACTCCTCCAGGTTCC
This window encodes:
- the LOC134003495 gene encoding cytochrome P450 26A1 codes for the protein MAVNTLLATFLCTIVLPVLLFLVAVKLWEVYTIRGRDPSCSRPLPPGSMGLPFIGETLQLILQRRKFLQMKRQKYGFVHRTHLFGHPTVRVTGADNVRQILLGEHKLVSVQWPASVRTILGADTLSNVHGALHKTKKKAIMRAFSKEALELYIPVIQEEVRAAVKDWLEKDSCVLVYPEMKRLMFRISMRILLGFEPDQIKTDEHELVEAFEEMIKNLFSLPIDVPFSGLYRGLKARNFIHSKIEENIKKKVQESDKESKHRDALQQLIDSSKNNGEPFSMQAIKESATELLFGGHETTASTSTSLIMFLGLNPEVVDRLRQELMEKGMDIQNLNIESLEQLKYTSCVIKETLRMNPPVPGGFRVALKTFELNGYQIPKGWNVIYSICDTHDVADMFPNKEDFQPERFMTKPKTDSSRFQYIPFGGGSRMCVGKEFAKVLLKIFLVEVVTKCHWTLLNGPPTMKTGPTLYPVDNLPTKFTSYVQN